In Oncorhynchus nerka isolate Pitt River linkage group LG21, Oner_Uvic_2.0, whole genome shotgun sequence, the genomic window TTTTTAAAGGAAGACAGTATGGAAATAGAGTGGATATGGATATGGTCAAGCACTTTTTATATTTGTcacgaacacacacacctcctgcaTTGGTGATGGTGACGGGCACTCCTTGCACCTGGACCCCGTTAATGTTTATAGTCTGCACGGCCTGGCCCGCCGAGGAGAGCTGGGCCGCGTTCAACGCTATCATCCCCCCCGCCGGAGCTATTTTTGGTAGGGTCCTCTCCTTCCTGCCCCCCGCCAGTGTTCTCTTGGTGGCCCCCACGGATGACAGGGTGGTGGTGACCATGCTGGAGGGCGTGGAAACTGTGGTTTCCTGGAGCTGCACAGTCTGCCATTCGCCTGATGCTGTTTTGATCAGCAGCTGAGAGGAGCACAGGGGTGTCAGACTAACATGGAACAAGTCTGATTAGGACACATTTCTGTATTAAAAGGCCCACTTCCACTTTTATGGTTTCATTACATTTCAGCTGTTTGGAAAGCGCATGTGCAATCAAtcaagactcaatcatggacactcttactgacagctgTGGCTGCTTCCCGTGATGTACTGTTGTCTCtaacttcttgccctttgtgctgttgtctgtgcccaatgtttgtaccatgttttgtgctgctaccatgttgtgatgctaccatgctgttgtcatgtgatgttgctaccatgctgtgttgttgtcttagctctttctttatgtagtgttgtctcatGTCGCGATGTGCGTTTTGTCCTTtacttttatttttaatcccagcccccgtccccgcaggaggccttttgccttttggtaggccgtcattgtaaataagaatttgttcttaacggacttgcctattTAACAAGGTTACATACACATAAATGAAAAGAATAAACATGTGGGTAGCCTGGAGTGAGTGTAGAGAGGTGGTGTGCATGCAGCATCTGTAAGAGTACTGTGTATGTGGCCTGTGTGCATGACGACATTGGCAACTTCAGACTGACCTATCTACAAATCACCTCGCATCCTAACTAACTACTCTGAGTaacccctatatctgtcagtttgCTGAGAGAGCTACATTGACGATCTATAACAacttgtgtgtgtacctgagtggGCTCTGGTTGCAGGCTGGGTGCAGGCTGTCTCTGGGGGACCTGAGGCAGGGTGGCGGAGGCGGCCTGCACCACCTTCAGGGCCTGCTGGGGAATCTGGACCATCTGCTGCTCCTGTTTCTGCTGCACCAATTGCACCAGCTGCTGCTGGCCTGACCCGGTGTTCTGCACGATCAGGAGCTGGTTACCCGCCTGGGGAGAACACCGGGAGGGCAGCAATGAGACACAGACCTAAATCTGTCCAACACTTACTCATACAGGGACCCCAATACTGGAGGTTGAAGGGTTGATAGAGTAGGATAATCCTCATGTAAAGCATAGCACTTTGAGTTTGAGAAATACAGATTAAATCATTACTCATTTACACTCACTCACAAGCATTTTAGACATATTCAGTAATTAGTACCCATTTGTAGCCCAATCAAGCAAGTGAACTAGTCCACAAGTCTTGGTTGACCCTACACCAAATGCAGCAGAACAACAAACATACCTGAATAATATTCTCCCCGGCTTCTAACAATATCGTCTCCATCTGCTCGGGGGGCGGAgaggtggtctgtggtggaggggcTGCTGCCACCAGCTTCTTCCTTCCTCGTCTGCCCTTCGTTGGAGGGGGAGGAGCTGCCGCTGGCTCCTCTCCGGTGGCTACGTTGAGGGGCAGCGTGAGCCCGCTGGGCAGCCGCACCACGTTGGCTGCATTGGGTTTCCGCCCCCTGGGGGACGGCTTGATGGCCACAGTCTTCTGCGGGGTGATGGGCGCGGTAGCGGGCTGCGGCTGGGGGACCGTCATGGGCGTGGTGATGATGGCCTGGTTGGTACCCGGGATGAGCTGGATCTGTCCGCCCTGCTGCATCATCTGGATGGTCTGTGTGCCTCCCAGCTGCGGCATCACCTGGTACTGGATGTTGGATGTTTGATTCGAGCGGCCAGGGCTCTGCTGGATGGTGAGAACGATGGGGGTGCCGGGGCTGTTGGAGCCCAGGCCTGCTGGCAGCTGGATCACATTTCCTTTAGCGGACAGGAAGCCCAGGTTTTTGGGAGGGGCGGGGGCGATGGGGGCGGGCTTGATGGGGAGGAGACGGCGAGGTTGGGGTTGGGCAGGAGGGGCGCTGACAGGGGCCTGAGCGGCAGGGGGGCCGATCTTACTGCAGGTGGCGGCCAGGAGGGCCAGTGGGGAGGGCTGGGAGTCCTgtacaggatgagagagagagacaaatggttCAGGGTGGAACAAGTTGGACACAAAGGATTTACTGTTGATACCAGACCCGGGCgaaatccccgtcatttgcatGAAGAAGCGACGCCGATACAGGGGACGCAGGTCcaggtgccttgtgagaattcgccggtgagtgggtaacccgcctctaccatccgtcctATTGGCCAACGTCCAGTCATTgaagaataaactggatgagctcagTTCAAGACTattctaccaacgggacattaaaaactgtaatatcttatgtttcatatGAGTCGTGGTAGAtcgacgacatggataatatacagctgGCTGGGTTCTGTGCATCGGCAAGACttaacagctgcctccggtaagacaaggggtggcggtctgtctatttgtcaataacagctggtgcgcaaaatctaatattaaggaagacTTGAGGTTTTGCTCACTTGagggtagagtatctcatgataagctgtagaccacactatttaccaagagttttCATTTATATTTTTCGTAGATGTCTATTTACCACAACAAACCGAtgatggcactaagaccgcacttaACGAGCTGTAtaaaggccataagcaaacaggacaATGCTAATCGAGTGGCCGGGGACTTTCATGCAGGGAAACAAATcctttttacctcatttctaccagcatgttacatgtgcaaccagaggggggaaAAAATCTAGACCACCTTGACTCCAGACACAGAGACGCGTACGAAGCTCTCCTTCGCccttcatttggcaaatctgaccataataatatcctcctgattcctgcttacaagcaaaaactaaagcaggaaggaCCAGCGACGCGTACAATACGGAAGTAGTCAGATGACGCAAATTCTACGCTACAGGACTATTTTGCtagcagactggaatatgttccaggattcatccaatggcattgaggagtataccacctcggtaatcggcttcatcaatatgtgcattgatgacgtcgtccccagtAACCGTACGTACCtagcccaaccagaagccatggattacaggaaacatccgcactgagctaaagggtagagctgccgctttaaaGGGAGTGGGACTCTAACTCGGATGCTTATAAgacatcccgctatgccctccaacaaaccatcaaacaggcaaagggtcaatacaggactaagattgaatcctactacaccggctccgacactcgttggatctggcagggcttgcaaactattacggactacaaagggaagccgcgagctgcccagtgacacaagcctaccagacaagctaaatgactTCTATGTGCACTTagacactgaagcatgcatgagagcaacaactgttccggacgactgtgataGCCAATGTGAATAagtcctttaaacaggtcaacattcacaaggctgcaaggcccgacggattaccaggacgtgtactacaAGCATGCgctgcgctgaccaactggcaattgtattcactgacattttcaacctctccctgaccgagtctgtaatacctacatgtttcaagcagaccaccatagtccgtgcccaagaacaccaacgtaacctgcctaaatgactaccaacccgtagcactcacgtatgTAGCCATGAAGGGCagtgaaaggctggtcatggctcacatcaacaccatcatcccagaaaccctagacccactccaatttgcataccaccccaaccgATCCACAGGTGACGCAATCTAtattgcactccatactgccctttcccacctggacaaaaggaacacctacgtgagaattctgttcattgattacaggtcagcgttcaacaccatagtgccctcaaagctcatcactaagctaaagacccagggactaaacacctctctctgcaactcgatcctggacttcctgacgggccgcccccaggtggcaaGGGTAGGCAAcagcacatctgccacgctgatcctcaacacggcggcccctcgggggtgcgtgcttagtcccctcctgtactccccatTTACCCACTACTGCGTGGctaagcatgactccaacatcatcattttccgaggacacaacagtggtaggtctgatcactgacaacaatgagacagcctatagggaggaggtcaaagacctggcagtgtggttccaggacaacaatctctccctcaaggTGATAAAgaaaaaggagatgatcgtggactacaggaaaaggagggctgagcacacctccattctcatcgacagggctgtagtggagcaggttgagagcttcaagttgcttggtgtccacatcaacaacaaactaacatggtccagtcacaccaagacagtcgtgaagagggcacgacaaaacctattccccctcaagagactgaaaagatttggca contains:
- the LOC115103745 gene encoding transcription factor Sp2-like isoform X1 → MSVGGIFQGLALEGSRRASVVMSDQQDSMATTVAVSPSEYLQPSATSSQDSQPSPLALLAATCSKIGPPAAQAPVSAPPAQPQPRRLLPIKPAPIAPAPPKNLGFLSAKGNVIQLPAGLGSNSPGTPIVLTIQQSPGRSNQTSNIQYQVMPQLGGTQTIQMMQQGGQIQLIPGTNQAIITTPMTVPQPQPATAPITPQKTVAIKPSPRGRKPNAANVVRLPSGLTLPLNVATGEEPAAAPPPPTKGRRGRKKLVAAAPPPQTTSPPPEQMETILLEAGENIIQAGNQLLIVQNTGSGQQQLVQLVQQKQEQQMVQIPQQALKVVQAASATLPQVPQRQPAPSLQPEPTQLLIKTASGEWQTVQLQETTVSTPSSMVTTTLSSVGATKRTLAGGRKERTLPKIAPAGGMIALNAAQLSSAGQAVQTININGVQVQGVPVTITNAGGQQHLTVQTVQGGALQLGGVTSQGHQVQMEQTLALELQGQPGEKKRRMACTCPNCKDSEKRPGEVGKRKHICHIPGCEKTFRKTSLLRAHVRLHTGERPFVCNWVFCGKRFTRSDELQRHARTHTGDKRFECNQCQKRFMRSDHLTKHYKTHINTKNL
- the LOC115103745 gene encoding transcription factor Sp2-like isoform X2, which encodes MATTVAVSPSEYLQPSATSSQDSQPSPLALLAATCSKIGPPAAQAPVSAPPAQPQPRRLLPIKPAPIAPAPPKNLGFLSAKGNVIQLPAGLGSNSPGTPIVLTIQQSPGRSNQTSNIQYQVMPQLGGTQTIQMMQQGGQIQLIPGTNQAIITTPMTVPQPQPATAPITPQKTVAIKPSPRGRKPNAANVVRLPSGLTLPLNVATGEEPAAAPPPPTKGRRGRKKLVAAAPPPQTTSPPPEQMETILLEAGENIIQAGNQLLIVQNTGSGQQQLVQLVQQKQEQQMVQIPQQALKVVQAASATLPQVPQRQPAPSLQPEPTQLLIKTASGEWQTVQLQETTVSTPSSMVTTTLSSVGATKRTLAGGRKERTLPKIAPAGGMIALNAAQLSSAGQAVQTININGVQVQGVPVTITNAGGQQHLTVQTVQGGALQLGGVTSQGHQVQMEQTLALELQGQPGEKKRRMACTCPNCKDSEKRPGEVGKRKHICHIPGCEKTFRKTSLLRAHVRLHTGERPFVCNWVFCGKRFTRSDELQRHARTHTGDKRFECNQCQKRFMRSDHLTKHYKTHINTKNL